A single Triticum dicoccoides isolate Atlit2015 ecotype Zavitan chromosome 2A, WEW_v2.0, whole genome shotgun sequence DNA region contains:
- the LOC119355400 gene encoding protein FLOURY 1-like: MGGWNRISSAGGLLKPLAGVPFRSIPGAGAAYFIVGSALGVFAMLHASESEVGREWASAAHWAALSRSVGAHHVLVVMSLLFLGAMVWRLGKRCDAVEGLVGSAGATVQAVRVRGVVCTVCGSGTKARALNKGSSAHTVERPRSGSCSDKPVSRSLAFELEQEANTEDEDIESEVNGAEEGNVERLRRRLVRERRLKEAALEELEKERRAAASAADEAMAKIACLRNEKALVEREAKQFREMVQQKQMYDRQVIESLQWMINKFGMQSGEPEFSSEQDVSETSEDDRDKRL; the protein is encoded by the coding sequence ATGGGCGGCTGGAACCGCATCTCCAGTGCCGGTGGTCTGCTGAAGCCGCTCGCCGGCGTCCCTTTCCGCTCCATACCCGGCGCCGGCGCCGCCTACTTCATCGTCGGCTCCGCGCTCGGGGTCTTCGCGATGCTGCACGCCTCCGAGTCCGAGGTCGGCCGCGAGTGGGCCTCCGCCGCGCACTGGGCCGCCCTGTCCCGCTCCGTGGGCGCGCACCACGTGCTCGTCGTAATGTCCCTGCTCTTCCTGGGCGCCATGGTCTGGCGCCTCGGCAAGCGCTGCGACGCGGTGGAGGGGCTCGTGGGGAGCGCGGGCGCCACGGTGCAAGCGGTGCGCGTCAGAGGCGTCGTCTGCACCGTGTGTGGGAGTGGGACGAAGGCGCGGGCTCTCAACAAAGGCAGCTCGGCCCACACCGTGGAGCGCCCCCGCTCTGGCAGCTGCTCCGACAAGCCTGTTTCGAGGTCGCTGGCTTTTGAGCTGGAGCAGGAGGCCAACACGGAGGATGAGGACATCGAGAGCGAGGTGAACGGCGCGGAGGAGGGCAACGTGGAGCGGCTCAGGCGGCGGCTCGTGCGGGAGAGGAGGCTGAAGGAGGCGGCGCTAGAGGAGCTGGAGAAGGAGAGGCGCGCGGCGGCCTCTGCAGCTGATGAGGCCATGGCCAAGATCGCGTGCCTGCGGAACGAGAAGGCGCTGGTGGAGCGCGAGGCCAAGCAGTTCCGGGAGATGGTGCAGCAGAAGCAGATGTACGACCGGCAGGTAATTGAGTCTCTTCAGTGGATGATCAATAAGTTCGGCATGCAATCCGGGGAGCCAGAGTTTTCATCCGAGCAAGACGTGTCAGAGACAAGCGAGGACGACCGAGACAAGCGGTTGTAG